A portion of the Cetobacterium sp. ZOR0034 genome contains these proteins:
- the tetA(P) gene encoding tetracycline efflux MFS transporter TetA(P) — translation MVNKLSAYKTYLLFSAITAMCFSLVATVMIVYHIETVHLNPLQLILVGTTLEVACFIFEIPTGIVADVYSRKLSIVIGVVLTGVGFILEGSISSFVFILAAQIIWGLGSTFISGSVEAWIAEEEKDKDLDKIYIKGAQAGQIGSVIGIVLSTVIANFSVRLPIIVSGVLFIILALFLWLYMPENNFKSSAPEDLNTFKKMGYTFKSGIKFIKSKPIIIILLSVTLFYGLSSEGYDRLSNVHFLQDTMLPKLGNLKSVTWFGIFGISGMILSAIVMHFMAKKLKDDDKNQNGKLLLCINIFYISFMFIFAITKSFNLMLIAYLATSTFRTINEPIFSAWLNGHIDDKARATVLSINGQINSLGQILGGPIIGIIATNISVSMGIACTSLLVTPVLVLYIVVMIMDKKVVDRVGGIDYEENN, via the coding sequence ATGGTTAATAAACTTTCAGCATATAAAACTTATTTATTATTTTCAGCTATTACAGCAATGTGTTTTTCGCTAGTAGCTACAGTTATGATAGTGTATCACATTGAAACGGTGCATTTAAATCCACTTCAGCTTATACTTGTTGGAACTACTTTAGAAGTAGCATGCTTTATATTTGAAATTCCTACAGGCATAGTTGCAGATGTGTACAGTCGTAAACTATCTATTGTTATTGGTGTAGTTTTAACAGGAGTGGGATTTATTTTAGAAGGTTCTATTTCTAGTTTCGTTTTCATACTTGCAGCACAGATTATATGGGGATTAGGTTCTACTTTTATCAGTGGATCTGTTGAAGCTTGGATTGCGGAAGAAGAGAAAGATAAAGATTTGGATAAAATTTATATAAAGGGAGCACAAGCAGGACAGATAGGATCGGTTATTGGAATAGTACTAAGCACTGTAATAGCTAATTTCTCTGTAAGACTACCTATTATAGTTAGTGGAGTTTTATTTATAATTCTTGCATTATTTTTATGGTTATATATGCCAGAAAATAATTTTAAATCATCTGCTCCAGAGGATTTAAATACATTCAAAAAGATGGGATATACCTTTAAATCTGGTATTAAATTTATAAAAAGCAAACCTATAATTATAATTTTGCTTTCAGTAACTTTATTTTATGGATTATCCAGTGAAGGTTATGATAGACTTTCTAATGTGCATTTTTTACAAGATACTATGCTTCCTAAACTTGGAAACCTTAAATCAGTGACTTGGTTCGGAATTTTTGGAATTTCAGGAATGATATTGAGTGCTATAGTAATGCATTTTATGGCAAAAAAGCTTAAGGATGATGATAAGAATCAAAATGGAAAGCTGTTATTATGTATAAATATATTTTATATATCATTTATGTTCATATTTGCTATTACAAAAAGCTTTAACTTAATGCTAATAGCTTATTTAGCGACAAGTACCTTTAGAACTATAAATGAACCTATATTTAGTGCATGGCTTAATGGACATATAGATGACAAGGCCAGAGCTACTGTACTTTCTATAAATGGACAAATAAATTCCTTAGGTCAAATTTTAGGTGGACCAATTATAGGAATCATAGCTACAAATATTTCAGTAAGTATGGGTATAGCATGTACTTCGTTATTAGTAACACCGGTATTAGTGTTATATATTGTTGTTATGATAATGGATAAAAAGGTGGTTGATAGAGTTGGAGGTATTGATTATGAAGAAAATAATTAA